AAAGGCGCGCCATCCCCCTCTCGGCCGGGGTTAGCGCGCCGTAGAGTCGCTGACCCAGCTCGAGTTGATAGCGGTAGATGTTGTTTGGAAGCCCAATTTCTCCGTCACTGCGCTGATCGCCGTAGACCTGCGGTCCGCCGAACGCGACGGCTTCGAGGTTGCGACCTCCGATGCGAAGATTGATGTGCGGGCCCGTTACATGAACTTGAAAGTGTTTATCGTGCGGTGTGCCCGCAAAAAGTAGGCGCGTGGCGTGGACGCCGGGGACTTCGAGAAGGAGTTGGTTGGGCACGCGTGAGCGGCCGACGGGTGAAAGCGAAGCGTGGAAAAGATCGGTCAGAATTGACCGTGCCTTATAGTCGAGCCCCACCGCCAGGATGCCGCCGGTATCAACACCTCGGTTGTGGAACTGGCGAAGCGGGTGGTCGTAAGGCACGAACGCCTGTTCGTGGTTCCCGTCACTGAGCCGCTCGAATAGCCGGGTGGCAAGTTCGGTGACAGGGGCCAGCTCGCGGCTTGGGCTGGGCGCGACGAGGAGCCTCCAACCAACGCCCGCTACGGCGGTCACGGCCAGGCCTGAGCCGTACTTCAGTAGTTGCCTGCGTGTTGCGCCCATTCGTTGGCTTCCCATAGCTACCCGCGAGAATCTAGCTTTGGCTTCGAATTGCGCGCGACACGGTGGGGTTTCACGCTGAATCCTGAACTTGTTTGCCACATCCGCTTGATTCAACCTACATACCTAGCAGAGTTCGAGAAACTGGTCGAGCGCGCTTGAGCGCGGTCTAAGGGGAACCTCAGATGCGTCACGCAATTACGATTTTCGCTCTGTCGATCACATTCGCGCGCACCTTTCGCCGCGCTATCGCCGGCGCTCCCGAAGTTCGCGATCAGGCCTTTGAGTGGGAGCGTCGCGCGCAGCTGGCGGACCCGACCGCTGAGCTCGTTCGACAGCCGGGCGGGCAGCAGACCGCGGGTCCTTGCGACCGCGCCCAATACCGCGCCTGTCAGCGTTGCAGCGAGTTCCCTCATCTCGACGCCGCCCTCCTCGACGCCGCCCTCCTCGACGCCCACGTTCTTCAGGTGGATCTCCGAGATGGGGACGCTCAGGTCGGGCGTCGATACGCCGCGGACCTCCAGCTTCGCGTGCGCGGTGATGTTCCGGATGTACAGATCGCGGATGACGAAGTTCGTGCCCGAGCCCTCCGCGCCGACCGACGGCTCACTTTCGACGCGGTTCAGGCTGTCGAGCACCTTGCCATAGTTGGTGGCGCCTCCGGCTCGCTCGATAAAGACGTCGAGACCGTCGAGCTCCATGAGGGAGATCTCGACCAGGTCGTCGGTGAGCGTATCCAGCTCGACCTTCGCCCTTCCCTGGTTCAGCGCCAGAAAGCGCGGGCTCGAGAAGCCCTTCGGGTTCTCCACTTCCAGACCACCGAGGCTGATGCGGCCGGCCAGCGGCCGTAGCCGGAACGAGCCCGGCGTGGTCTGCACCCCCATCGCGCCGGTCGCCTCGGTCTCGATCAACGACCGTGCGACCTGGTTGAGGTACAGGTAGACGCCGCCGACGACTACGGCGACCAGCACGAAGCCGACGATGGCCATTCGGAGAATCCAGCGCATCAGGGACTCGTTTGGGGCAGAACGCCCTGGAGCAGCAGGATGACGCTGCCGGTGACGGTGAGCAAGACGCTGACTTGTGGCGCGATGGCGCAATGGGTAAAACATGGTGCCCAGGGAGGTCCCATGCCAAGGATCGTGTTCGTCTTCTTAGCGGCGCTCTCCGGGCTGCTCGTCGCCGGCTGTGCCAGCTCGGGCGGTGGGCTGCTCGGCCTGGGCTCCAGGTCGCCCGTGATCGATCGCATCCAGGCGACCGGCGAGCTTCGCGTGGGAATGGCCGGCGACTACCCACCACTGAACGGCATTGATCGTGCTGGCGAGAACTTCGGCCTGGAGTTCGACCTCGCGCAGTTCCTGGCACGCAGCCTGCGGGTGGAGCTGAAGGTCGTGAACCGCCCGTTCGCCGAGCTGATCGACGCGCTCGAAGCGAACGAGGTCGACGCAGTGATGTCCGGCATGACCATGACGCCCGAGCGCAACCAGCGAGTGGCGTTTGCCGGGCCCTACTTCATCTCGGGAAAGGGCGTGGTGGCCCACAAGAGTTCGGCGCTCGACACGGACTCGTCGATCAAGGATCTCGACAAGACCGGCGTCACGCTGACGGCGCTCGAGGGCACGACCAGCCTGTCGCTGCTGCGCGGGGAGATGCGGCAGGCCAAAGTGGTGGCCTCGAAGGACTACGAGGAGGCGGCCCGACAAGTGCTTGCCAACGAAGTCGATGCCCTGGTCGCGGACTACCCGGTCTGTGTGGTCGCGTGGGCGAAAAATCGCGACGAGGGACTACGCCTCTGGCCCGATCCCCTGGCCTTCGAGCCGATCGGCGTTGCCGTGCCCGACAACGATCCGCTCTTCCTCAACCTG
This sequence is a window from bacterium. Protein-coding genes within it:
- a CDS encoding transporter substrate-binding domain-containing protein produces the protein MTLPVTVSKTLTCGAMAQWVKHGAQGGPMPRIVFVFLAALSGLLVAGCASSGGGLLGLGSRSPVIDRIQATGELRVGMAGDYPPLNGIDRAGENFGLEFDLAQFLARSLRVELKVVNRPFAELIDALEANEVDAVMSGMTMTPERNQRVAFAGPYFISGKGVVAHKSSALDTDSSIKDLDKTGVTLTALEGTTSLSLLRGEMRQAKVVASKDYEEAARQVLANEVDALVADYPVCVVAWAKNRDEGLRLWPDPLAFEPIGVAVPDNDPLFLNLVQNYIASLEGTGLLKQLRARWFEDASWIRRLP